In Methanosarcina siciliae T4/M, one genomic interval encodes:
- a CDS encoding disaggregatase related repeat-containing protein, producing MITNKKLNSLSLTSAALILFLILFSYTASAATTTCNVKGTNYQYWSGEQYPSIELFGEEYVPLLEEDDQIWEAHVDKLTRVVIDNESSYNLTGGESLDIGQGYSLQVKQVDVDGEKVWLEFYKGGQYVDDQILSTDSGDNTWNCTLDIQGINNVTVLKVHVNRITQGTTDSVVQIDGIWLIDYENTTTLQIGDQFGNCTLSEIVNGTNESNLGSLVFEYVITITDLGTLGGNYSNAEGINNKGQVVGTSQTDTGVEHAFLWQNGTMTDIETSGCDGYPRGINDNEQIVGFTFIEDDNAVHACLWENGVVTYLGVLPGGTESWPEGINNKGQVIGYSEGIGFEVHAFLWQNGTMTDIGPSDVEYSDARGINENGQVVGTSQDRYDPSRAFLWQNGVMTDLGTLGGSYSSARGINDKGQVVGVSQTDTGETHAFLWQNSVMTDLGTLPGKSSSIAYGINNKGQVVGTSQTDTGETDAFLWQNGVMTDLGALSGISGSGAYEINENGQILGSNGTAVLWTITAPTSPVANFSTSPASGYAPLTVKFTDQSTGSPTSWNWDFGDGTNATDQNPTHTYSTAGNYTVTFTASNAAGNSTVTGIVSVTPPEDSEEIVSEIEVSDNRLREASPDTVYKSSSFVDVGSIDVVGRYRDVIQFDLSEYNSDSQITNAVLSLYWYYPEGKTRPEDTVIEIYRPASAWNSDYVSWNKRDKNVAWTNAGGDWYDKNGVLQGSAPYATITIKGSSLPDNRYYELDVTDLVKEYVSGKYENTGLLIKARTESNNYIAFYSSDWTDENQKPKITVTEKEISMVTITGATDNRLREASPENVYSDTSFIDVGSISGVGRYRDVMQFDLSEYNSDSQVGNAVLSLYWYYPSGTTRPEDTVIEIYRPASAWNSSYVSWNKKDKNIAWTNAGGDWYDKNGVLQGSTPYATITIKDSSLPDNRYYELDVTDLVKEYVSGKYENTGLLIKARTESNNYIAFYSSDCGNESQVPKLSITKKTPVVTINATVTDATDNRLREASSSTVYQSSSFIDVGSINGVGRYRDVIRFDLSEYTGSVEVNNAVLSLYWYYPSGTTRPEDTVIEIYRPASAWNSSYVSWNKRDKNVAWTNAGGDWYDKNGVLQGSTPYATITIKGNSLPDNRYYELDVTELVKEYINGKYENTGLLIKARTESNNYIAFYSSDCGNESQVPKLQLVYS from the coding sequence ATGATAACTAACAAAAAGCTGAATTCTCTATCTTTAACATCAGCAGCTCTGATTTTATTTTTAATTCTTTTTTCATATACGGCATCAGCAGCTACAACAACTTGCAATGTTAAAGGCACCAATTATCAATACTGGTCTGGTGAACAATATCCTTCAATCGAGTTATTTGGGGAAGAGTATGTTCCTTTGCTTGAAGAAGACGACCAGATCTGGGAAGCTCATGTTGACAAGCTCACCAGGGTCGTTATTGATAATGAGAGCAGTTATAATCTTACGGGTGGTGAAAGCCTTGACATTGGTCAGGGATACAGTCTCCAGGTAAAGCAGGTAGATGTAGACGGTGAGAAGGTCTGGCTAGAATTCTACAAAGGTGGACAATATGTAGATGACCAGATCCTCTCAACTGATTCCGGTGACAATACATGGAATTGTACACTTGATATACAGGGGATAAATAATGTTACTGTTTTGAAAGTCCACGTTAACCGGATTACCCAGGGTACAACCGATAGTGTTGTCCAGATTGATGGGATCTGGCTCATTGACTACGAAAACACTACGACCCTCCAAATTGGGGACCAATTCGGAAATTGTACACTTTCCGAAATTGTAAACGGGACAAATGAGTCTAATCTGGGAAGTCTTGTTTTCGAGTATGTGATAACAATAACAGACCTTGGGACACTCGGAGGGAATTACAGTAACGCAGAAGGAATCAATAACAAGGGGCAGGTAGTAGGTACTAGCCAGACAGATACTGGTGTAGAACACGCTTTCCTGTGGCAAAATGGCACAATGACTGATATTGAAACAAGCGGGTGCGATGGCTATCCCAGGGGGATCAATGACAATGAGCAAATAGTGGGCTTCACATTCATAGAGGATGATAATGCTGTTCACGCTTGCCTGTGGGAAAATGGTGTAGTAACCTATCTTGGAGTACTACCCGGAGGAACCGAGAGCTGGCCCGAAGGGATCAATAACAAGGGGCAGGTAATAGGCTACAGCGAGGGAATTGGTTTTGAAGTTCACGCCTTCCTGTGGCAAAATGGCACGATGACTGATATTGGACCGTCAGATGTAGAATATAGCGATGCAAGAGGAATAAATGAAAATGGGCAGGTAGTAGGCACCAGTCAAGACCGTTATGATCCCTCACGTGCCTTCCTATGGCAAAATGGTGTGATGACAGATCTCGGAACACTAGGAGGATCTTACAGTAGTGCCCGTGGAATCAATGATAAAGGGCAGGTAGTAGGTGTCAGCCAGACGGATACTGGTGAAACACATGCTTTCCTGTGGCAAAATAGTGTGATGACAGATCTTGGAACACTACCTGGGAAATCCAGCAGTATTGCCTATGGAATCAATAATAAGGGACAAGTAGTAGGTACCAGCCAGACAGATACTGGTGAAACTGACGCTTTCCTGTGGCAAAATGGTGTGATGACAGATCTTGGAGCACTATCTGGGATATCTGGCAGCGGTGCCTATGAAATCAATGAAAATGGGCAGATATTGGGATCCAATGGTACTGCAGTTCTATGGACAATAACTGCACCAACCAGTCCAGTTGCCAATTTTTCTACATCTCCTGCTTCAGGATATGCACCTCTGACAGTAAAATTTACTGATCAGAGTACAGGATCCCCCACTTCCTGGAACTGGGATTTTGGAGATGGAACGAACGCAACAGATCAAAACCCAACTCATACCTATTCAACAGCAGGAAACTATACGGTGACGTTTACTGCAAGCAATGCGGCAGGCAACAGTACCGTGACAGGGATTGTTAGTGTAACACCTCCCGAAGATTCTGAGGAGATAGTTTCCGAAATCGAAGTATCTGATAACCGTTTGCGTGAAGCGTCTCCTGACACCGTCTACAAGAGTTCATCCTTTGTTGACGTAGGCAGCATCGATGTCGTTGGCAGGTACAGAGATGTAATACAGTTCGATCTGAGCGAATACAACAGTGACTCCCAAATTACTAATGCTGTCCTTTCTCTCTACTGGTATTATCCAGAAGGAAAAACAAGACCTGAAGATACTGTAATTGAGATTTACAGGCCGGCTTCTGCCTGGAACTCGGACTATGTAAGCTGGAATAAAAGGGACAAAAATGTTGCATGGACTAATGCAGGTGGGGACTGGTACGATAAAAATGGTGTTTTGCAGGGCAGCGCCCCATATGCTACAATAACTATCAAAGGCAGCAGCCTTCCTGACAACAGGTACTACGAGCTGGACGTAACCGATCTCGTAAAAGAGTATGTCAGCGGAAAATATGAAAACACGGGATTACTGATAAAAGCACGCACAGAAAGTAACAACTATATAGCTTTCTACAGCAGTGACTGGACAGATGAAAACCAGAAACCTAAGATTACTGTGACTGAAAAGGAAATATCCATGGTGACCATTACTGGTGCAACAGATAATCGTTTGCGTGAAGCGTCTCCTGAGAATGTATATTCCGACACTTCATTTATTGACGTCGGCAGCATCAGTGGAGTTGGCAGGTACAGAGATGTAATGCAGTTCGATCTGAGCGAATACAACAGTGACTCACAGGTCGGCAATGCTGTCCTTTCTCTCTACTGGTATTATCCCTCGGGAACTACAAGACCTGAAGATACTGTAATTGAGATTTACAGGCCGGCTTCTGCCTGGAACTCAAGTTATGTAAGCTGGAATAAAAAGGACAAAAATATTGCATGGACTAATGCAGGTGGGGACTGGTACGATAAAAACGGTGTTTTGCAGGGAAGCACACCGTATGCTACAATAACAATCAAAGACAGCAGCCTTCCTGACAACAGATACTACGAGCTGGACGTAACCGATCTCGTAAAAGAGTATGTCAGCGGAAAATATGAAAACACGGGATTACTGATAAAAGCACGCACAGAAAGTAACAACTATATAGCTTTCTACAGCAGTGACTGCGGAAACGAAAGTCAGGTGCCAAAGCTTAGCATAACAAAGAAAACACCCGTAGTGACCATAAATGCAACTGTTACCGATGCAACGGATAACCGTCTGCGTGAAGCTTCTTCTTCCACAGTCTATCAGAGTTCATCCTTTATTGATGTTGGTAGCATCAACGGGGTTGGTAGGTATAGAGACGTAATAAGGTTTGACCTGAGCGAATACACCGGTTCTGTCGAAGTTAATAATGCGGTTCTTTCTCTCTACTGGTATTATCCCTCGGGAACTACAAGACCTGAAGATACTGTAATTGAGATTTACAGGCCGGCTTCTGCCTGGAACTCAAGTTATGTAAGCTGGAATAAAAGGGACAAAAATGTTGCATGGACTAATGCAGGTGGGGACTGGTACGATAAAAACGGTGTTTTGCAGGGAAGCACGCCGTATGCTACAATAACGATCAAAGGCAACAGCCTTCCTGACAACAGATACTACGAGCTGGACGTAACCGAGCTGGTAAAAGAGTATATCAACGGCAAATATGAAAACACTGGATTACTGATAAAAGCCCGTACAGAGAGCAATAACTATATCGCATTTTATAGCAGTGACTGCGGAAACGAAAGTCAGGTGCCAAAACTTCAACTGGTATACAGCTAA
- a CDS encoding aspartate dehydrogenase — translation MLKIGIVGCGFIGGQICRAIDRGEVSAELHALCDSSESKVFELSASLKTCRPSYMKIEELIRSVDLVVESASQNAVRFIVPQALKAGCDVMILSVGALADEELRETLFGIAKENNCKLYFPSGAVVGIDGLNSASAAGISSVTLSTRKPPSGLMGAPYVEEHGIELEKLEKETVLFEGPASEAVKAFPANVNVAATISLAGIGFRRTRVKVIADPSLSRNVHEITVEGEFGKFSTRVENLPSPENPKTSYLAALSAVSTLKKILSPVQIGT, via the coding sequence ATACTGAAAATAGGAATTGTTGGTTGCGGATTCATTGGAGGACAGATTTGCAGGGCAATTGATAGAGGGGAAGTTAGTGCAGAGCTGCACGCACTCTGCGACTCTTCGGAGAGCAAGGTCTTTGAACTTTCAGCTTCCCTTAAGACCTGCAGGCCTTCTTATATGAAGATCGAAGAACTCATACGCAGCGTGGACCTTGTCGTAGAAAGCGCCTCCCAGAACGCCGTCAGGTTCATCGTACCTCAAGCCCTCAAGGCCGGCTGTGACGTAATGATCCTGAGCGTGGGTGCCCTCGCCGATGAAGAACTGCGGGAAACTCTTTTCGGGATTGCAAAGGAGAATAACTGCAAGCTTTATTTCCCCTCGGGAGCAGTTGTCGGGATCGACGGATTAAATTCGGCATCTGCGGCTGGAATTTCCTCGGTCACCCTGAGCACCAGGAAACCTCCTTCAGGGCTTATGGGAGCTCCTTATGTTGAGGAACACGGCATAGAACTTGAAAAACTCGAAAAAGAAACCGTACTTTTTGAAGGGCCTGCCTCGGAAGCTGTAAAAGCTTTCCCTGCAAACGTTAACGTGGCAGCTACGATCAGCCTTGCAGGTATAGGTTTTCGACGGACACGGGTAAAAGTTATAGCTGACCCTTCTCTTTCCAGAAATGTGCATGAAATCACCGTGGAAGGAGAATTCGGAAAATTCAGTACAAGAGTGGAAAACCTCCCTTCCCCGGAAAATCCTAAAACAAGCTATCTTGCAGCCCTTTCTGCAGTTTCTACCCTTAAAAAGATCCTGAGCCCTGTACAGATAGGGACCTGA